The following are from one region of the Channa argus isolate prfri chromosome 6, Channa argus male v1.0, whole genome shotgun sequence genome:
- the prpf8 gene encoding pre-mRNA-processing-splicing factor 8, whose translation MAAAFPYRAVPAGMPPGVPPPAPVPDYMSEEKLQEKARKWQQLQAKRYSEKRKFGFVDAQKEDMPPEHVRKIIRDHGDMTNRKFRHDKRVYLGALKYMPHAVLKLLENMPMPWEQIRDVPVLYHITGAISFVNEIPWVIEPVYIAQWGTMWIMMRREKRDRRHFKRMRFPPFDDEEPPLDYADNILDVEPLEAIQMELDSEEDSSVVEWFYEHQPLKDTTKFVNGTTYRRWQFTLPMMSTLYRLANQLLTDLVDFNYFYLFDLKAFFTSKALNMAIPGGPKFEPLVRDINLQDEDWNEFNDINKIIIRQPIRTEYKIAFPYLYNNLPHHVHLTWYHTPNVVFIKTEDPDLPAFYFDPLINPISHRHSVKSQEPLPDDDEEFELPEYVEPFLKETPLYSDNTANGIALLWAPRPFNLRSGRTRRAIDIPLIKNWYREHCPAGQPVKVRVSYQKLLKYYVLNALKHRPPKAQKKRYLFRSFKATKFFQSTKLDWVEVGLQVCRQGYNMLNLLIHRKNLNYLHLDYNFNLKPVKTLTTKERKKSRFGNAFHLCREVLRLSKLVVDSHVQYRLGNVDAFQLADGLQYIFAHVGQLTGMYRYKYKLMRQIRMCKDLKHLIYYRFNTGPVGKGPGCGFWAPGWRVWLFFMRGITPLLERWLGNLLARQFEGRHSKGVAKTVTKQRVESHFDLELRAAVMHDILDMMPEGIKQNKARTILQHLSESWRCWKANIPWKVPGLPTPIENMILRYVKAKADWWTNTAHYNRERIRRGATVDKTVCKKNLGRLTRLYLKAEQERQHNYLKDGPYITAEEAVAIYTTTVHWLESRRFSPIPFPPLSYKHDTKLLILALERLKEAYSVKSRLNQSQREELGLIEQAYDNPHEALSRIKRHLLTQRAFKEVGIEFMDLYSHLVPVYDVEPLEKITDAYLDQYLWYEADKRRLFPPWIKPADTEPPPLLVYKWCQGINNLQDVWETAEGECNVMLESRYEKMYEKIDLTLLNRLLRLIVDHNIADYMTAKNNVVINYKDMNHTNSYGIIRGLQFASFIVQYYGLVMDLLVLGLHRASEMAGPPQMPNDFLSFQDTSTESAHPIRLYCRYIDRIHIFFRFSADEARDLIQRYLTEHPDPNNENIVGYNNKKCWPRDARMRLMKHDVNLGRAVFWDIKNRLPRSVTTVQWENSFVSVYSKDNPNLLFNMCGFECRILPKCRTSYEEFTHKDGVWNLQNEVTKERTAQCFLRVDDESMQRFHNRVRQILMASGSTTFTKIVNKWNTALIGLMTYFREAVVNTQELLDLLVKCENKIQTRIKIGLNSKMPSRFPPVVFYTPKELGGLGMLSMGHVLIPQSDLRWSKQTDVGITHFRSGMSHEEDQLIPNLYRYIQPWESEFIDSQRVWAEYALKRQEAIAQNRRLTLEDLEDSWDRGIPRINTLFQKDRHTLAYDKGWRVRTDFKQYQVLKQNPFWWTHQRHDGKLWNLNNYRTDMIQALGGVEGILEHTLFKGTYFPTWEGLFWEKASGFEESMKWKKLTNAQRSGLNQIPNRRFTLWWSPTINRANVYVGFQVQLDLTGIFMHGKIPTLKISLIQIFRAHLWQKIHESIVMDLCQVFDQELDALEIETVQKETIHPRKSYKMNSSCADILLFASYKWNVSRPSLLADSKDVMDSTTTQKYWIDIQLRWGDYDSHDIERYARAKFLDYTTDNMSIYPSPTGVLIAIDLAYNLHSAYGNWFPGSKPLIQQAMAKIMKANPALYVLRERIRKGLQLYSSEPTEPYLSSQNYGELFSNQIIWFVDDTNVYRVTIHKTFEGNLTTKPINGAIFIFNPRTGQLFLKIIHTSVWAGQKRLGQLAKWKTAEEVAALIRSLPVEEQPKQIIVTRKGMLDPLEVHLLDFPNIVIKGSELQLPFQACLKVEKFGDLILKATEPQMVLFNLYDDWLKTISSYTAFSRLILILRALHVNNDRAKVILKPDKTTITEPHHIWPTLTDEEWIKVEVQLKDLILADYGKKNNVNVASLTQSEIRDIILGMEISAPSQQRQQIAEIEKQTKEQSQLTATQTRTVNKHGDEIITSTTSNYETQTFSSKTEWRVRAISAANLHLRTNHIYVSSDDIKETGYTYILPKNVLKKFICISDLRAQIAGYLYGTSPPDNPQVKEIRCIVMVPQWGTHQTVHLPNQLPGHEYLKEMEPLGWIHTQPNESPQLSPQDVTTHAKVMADNPSWDGEKTIIITCSFTPGSCTLTAYKLTPSGYEWGRQNTDKGNNPKGYLPSHYERVQMLLSDRFLGFFMVPGQVSWNYNFMGVRHDPNMKYDLQLANPKEFYHEVHRPSHFLNFASLQEGEIYNADREDMYA comes from the exons ATGGCAGCTGCCTTCCCCTACAGAGCAGTCCCTGCAGGGATGCCACCAGGTGTACCCCCACCTGCACCGGTCCCAGACTACATGTCTGAGGAGAAATTGCAAGAGAAAG CAAGAaaatggcagcagctgcaggcGAAGCGCTACTCAGAAAAGAGAAAGTTTGGCTTTGTGGATGCTCAAAAGGAAGACATGCCACCTGAGCATGTCCGCAAAATCATCAGGGACCATGGAGACATGACAAATAGAAAGTTTCGCCATGACAAAAGGGTGTACCTcgg TGCCCTGAAGTATATGCCCCATGCAGTGCTGAAACTGCTGGAGAACATGCCTATGCCCTGGGAACAGATCCGAGATGTGCCTGTCCTTTACCACATCACTGGAGCGATTTCCTTTGTGAATGAAATCCCTTGGGTCATAGAGCCAGTCTACATTGCACAGTGGGG CACAATGTGGATCATGATGCGTCGTGAGAAGCGTGATCGTCGGCACTTCAAGCGAATGCGTTTTCCACCGTTTGATGATGAGGAGCCGCCACTGGACTACGCTGACAACATCCTTGATGTGGAACCACTGGAGGCCATCCAGATGGAGCTGGACTCTGAGGAAGACTCTTCAGTTGTGGAATGGTTCTATGAGCACCAACCCCTCAAAGACACTACAAA GTTTGTGAATGGCACCACCTACCGTCGCTGGCAGTTCACGTTGCCCATGATGTCTACACTGTATCGTCTGGCCAATCAACTGCTGACAGACCTTGTGGATTTCAATTACTTTTACCTGTTTGACCTCAAGGCTTTTTTTACGTCCAAGGCCTTAAATATGGCCATCCCTGGGGGACCAAAGTTTGAGCCACTCGTCAGGGACATCAACCTCCA GGATGAAGACTGGAATGAGTTCAACGATATCAACAAAATCATCATTCGACAGCCCATCAGGACAGAGTACAAAATTGCCTTCCCCTACCTGTACAACAACTTGCCACACCATGTCCACCTTACATG GTATCATACACCCAATGTTGTGTTTATCAAGACGGAGGATCCAGATCTTCCAGCGTTCTACTTTGATCCCCTGATCAACCCCATTTCTCACAGGCATTCGGTTAAG AGTCAGGAACCTCTgcctgatgatgatgaggagttTGAGCTTCCAGAGTATGTGGAGCCTTTCCTCAAAGAGACGCCACTCTACTCAGACAACACAGCTAATGGCATTGCTTTACTGTGGGCACCAAGACCCTTCAACCTGCGATCTGGCCGCACAAGACGTGCCATTGATATCCCTCTGATCAAGAACTG gTATCGTGAACACTGCCCTGCAGGACAGCCAGTAAAAGTGCGCGTGTCGTACCAGAAACTGTTGAAGTACTATGTGCTAAATGCTCTCAAACACAGACCACCCAAGGCCCAGAAAAAGAG GTATCTGTTCCGCTCTTTCAAAGCCACAAAGTTCTTTCAGTCCACCAAGCTGGACTGGGTGGAGGTGGGGCTGCAGGTATGCAGACAGGGCTACAACATGCTCAATCTGCTTATCCATCGTAAGAACCTCAACTACCTGCATCTGGACTATAACTTCAACTTGAAGCCCGTCAAGACTCTGACCACAAAG GAGCGAAAGAAGTCCCGATTTGGTAATGCTTTCCATCTGTGCAGAGAGGTGCTACGTCTCAGCAAGCTTGTGGTGGACAGCCATGTGCAGTACAGACTTGGAAATGTTGATGCTTTCCAG TTGGCAGATGGACTGCAATACATTTTTGCTCATGTGGGTCAGCTCACAGGCATGTACCGATACAAGTACAAGTTGATGAGACAAATCCGGATGTGTAAAGATCTTAAGCATCTCATCTACTATCGCTTCAACACT GGTCCTGTGGGCAAGGGTCCAGGTTGTGGCTTCTGGGCTCCTGGCTGGAGAGTGTGGTTGTTCTTTATGAGGGGCATCACTCCACTGTTGGAGAGGTGGCTGGGTAATCTGCTGGCCAGGCAGTTTGAAG GACGTCACTCCAAGGGTGTTGCCAAGACGGTGACCAAGCAGCGTGTGGAGTCTCATTTTGACCTGGAGCTGCGTGCTGCAGTGATGCATGACATCTTAGACATGATGCCAGAGGGTATCAAACAGAACAAAGCCAGGACCATCCTGCAGCACCTCAGTGAGTCCTGGAGATGCTGGAAGGCAAACATTCCTTGGAAG GTGCCAGGCCTGCCCACTCCCATTGAGAACATGATCTTGCGCTACGTGAAGGCCAAGGCTGACTGGTGGACCAACACAGCCCACTACAACCGTGAGCGAATTCGGCGTGGAGCCACAGTGGACAAGACTGTGTGTAAAAAGAACCTGGGCAGATTAACGCGGTTGTACCTCAAAGCTGAACAGGAGAGACAGCACAACTATCTGAAG GATGGCCCCTACATCACTGCTGAAGAGGCAGTAGCCATTTACACCACCACTGTGCACTGGCTGGAGAGTCGGCGGTTCTCGCCCATTCCCTTCCCACCACTGTCATACAAACATGACACCAAGCTGCTCATCCTGGCTTTGGAGAGGCTCAAGGAGGCATACAG TGTGAAGTCTCGTTTGAACcagagtcagagggaggagcTGGGGCTGATAGAGCAGGCGTACGATAATCCGCATGAGGCTCTCTCCAGGATCAAACGTCACCTGCTCACACAGAGAGCCTTTAAAGAG GTGGGTATTGAGTTTATGGACTTGTACAGCCACCTGGTGCCAGTGTATGATGTGGAACCCCTGGAGAAAATCACAGACGCCTACCTGGACCAGTACCTGTGGTACGAGGCAGACAAGAGACGCCTGTTTCCACCCTGGATCAAACCTGCTGACACTGAACCGCCACCACTGCTAGTCTACAAGTGGTGCCAAG GCATCAACAACTTGCAGGATGTGTGGGAAACTGCCGAGGGAGAATGCAATGTGATGCTGGAGTCCCGCTACGAGAAGATGTATGAGAAGATTGATTTGACTTTACTCAACAGGCTGCTGCGTCTTATTGTCGACCACAACATTGCTGATTACATGACAGCCAAGAACAATGTGGTTATCAACTACAAA GACATGAATCATACAAACTCCTACGGCATCATCAGGGGGCTCCAGTTTGCCTCATTCATTGTACAGTACTATGGCCTGGTGATGGACCTGCTGGTCCTGGGTCTCCACCGAGCCAGTGAGATGGCTGGCCCACCCCAGATGCCCAATGACTTCCTCAGTTTCCAAGACACATCCACAGAGAGCGCCCATCCAATCAGACTGTACTGCCGCTACATTGATCGCATCCACATTTTCTTCAG ATTCTCTGCTGACGAGGCCAGGGACCTGATTCAGAGATACCTGACAGAGCACCCAGACCCcaacaatgaaaacattgtAGGTTACAACAACAAGAAGTGCTGGCCACGTGATGCCCGCATGAGACTGATGAAGCACGATGTGAACCT TGGACGTGCTGTGTTCTGGGATATCAAGAACCGCCTCCCTAGATCCGTGACCACAGTCCAGTGGGAGAACAGCTTTGTGTCAGTCTACAGCAAAGACAACCCAAACCTGCTCTTCAACATGTGTGGCTTTGAATGTCGCATCCTTCCCAAGTGCCGCACCAGCTACGAGGAGTTTACTCATAAGGACGGTGTGTGGAACTTGCAGAATGAG GTAACCAAAGAGAGGACTGCACAGTGTTTCCTTCGTGTAGATGATGAATCAATGCAGCGCTTCCACAACAGAGTGCGTCAGATCCTTATGGCATCTGGATCCACCACATTCACTAAG ATTGTGAACAAATGGAACACAGCCCTGATTGGCTTGATGACATACTTCCGTGAGGCTGTGGTCAATACCCAGGAGCTCCTGGACCTGTTGGTGAAGTGTGAGAACAAGATCCAGACACGTATAAAGATTGGCTTAAATTCCAAAATGCCTAGCCGTTTCCCTCCAGTAGTGTTCTACACGCCCAAAGAATTGGGTGGTCTTGGTATGTTGTCAATGGGTCACGTGCTTATCCCACAGTCAGACCTGCG ATGGTCCAAGCAGACAGATGTGGGCATCACCCACTTCAGGTCTGGAATGAGTCATGAAGAAGACCAGCTGATTCCTAACCTGTACCGTTACATTCAACCATGGGAGAGTGAGTTTATCGACTCCCAGAGGGTCTGGGCTGAGTACGCTCTCAAAAGACAGGAGGCCATTGCTCAGAACAG GCGCCTGACTCTGGAGGATTTGGAGGACTCGTGGGACAGAGGAATCCCACGTATCAACACACTCTTCCAaaaggacagacacacactggcatATGACAAAGGCTGGAGAGTCAGGACAGACTTTAAACAGTATCAG GTACTGAAGCAGAATCCGTTCTGGTGGACCCACCAGAGGCATGATGGCAAACTGTGGAATCTGAACAACTACCGCACAGACATGATCCAGGCTCTGGGTGGTGTCGAAGGCATCCTGGAACACACGCTCTTCAAAGGCACTTATTTTCCTACCTGGGAGGGTCTCTTCTG GGAGAAGGCCAGTGGCTTTGAGGAGTCTATGAAATGGAAGAAGCTGACCAATGCCCAGAGGTCTGGTCTGAATCAAATCCCCAACCGTCGCTTCACACTTTGGTGGTCACCCACCATCAACAGAGCCAAC gtgTACGTGGGTTTCCAGGTGCAACTTGACCTGACAGGAATCTTTATGCATGGCAAGATCCCCACGCTGAAGATCTCCCTCATTCAGATCTTCAGGGCTCACTTGTGGCAGAAGATTCATGAGAGCATTGTCATGGATCTCTGTCAG gtGTTTGACCAGGAGCTGGATGCTCTGGAGATTGAGACAGTCCAGAAGGAGACCATCCACCCCAGGAAGTCATACAAGATGAACTCATCCTGTGCGGACATTCTCCTCTTTGCATCATACAAGTGGAACGTCTCTCGACCCTCTTTACTTGCTGACTCGAA AGATGTGATGGACAGCACCACCACGCAAAAGTACTGGATTGACATTCAGCTCCGCTGGGGTGACTACGACTCACATGACATTGAGCGCTATGCCCGGGCCAAGTTCCTGGACTACACCACCGACAACATGAGTATCTACCCCTCCCCTACCGGCGTGCTCATTGCTATAGACCTGGCTTATAACCTTCACAG TGCCTATGGTAACTGGTTCCCTGGAAGCAAGCCTCTTATCCAGCAGGCCATGGCTAAGATCATGAAGGCCAACCCTGCCCTGTATGTGCTCAGGGAGCGCATCCGCAAGGGTCTGCAGCTGTACTCCTCAGAGCCCACTGAGCCATACTTGTCGTCACAGAACTATGGTGAACTATTCTCCAACCAGATCATCTGGTTTGTGGATGACACCAATGTCTACAGAGTCACCATTCACAAG ACCTTTGAGGGTAACTTGACCACAAAGCCAATCAATGGAGCCATTTTCATCTTCAACCCAAGGACTGGTCAGCTCTTCTTAAAGATCATTCACACGTCTGTGTGGGCTGGACAGAAACGTTTGGGACAG CTGGCCAAATGGAAGACAGCTGAAGAAGTAGCTGCTCTGATTCGCTCCCTCCCTGTGGAGGAGCAGCCAAAACAGATCATTGTAACCAGAAAGGGCATGTTGGACCCACTGGAG GTCCACTTGCTAGACTTCCCTAACATTGTGATCAAGGGCTCTGAGTTGCAGCTGCCCTTCCAGGCCTGTCTGAAGGTGGAGAAGTTTGGCGACCTAATCCTGAAGGCTACAGAACCTCAGATGGTGCTGTTCAACCTCTATGATGACTGGCTCAAGACCATATCATCCTACACA GCCTTCTCCCGACTCATCCTGATCCTCAGAGCACTCCATGTCAACAATGACAGGGCCAAGGTGATCTTAAAACCTGACAAGACAACTATTACTGAGCCCCACCATATCTGGCCCACTCTTACTGATGAGGAGTGGATCAAGGTGGAAGTGCAACTTAAAGATCTCATTCTGGCAGATTACGGTAAAAAGAACAA TGTGAACGTTGCTTCGCTTACCCAGTCTGAGATCCGTGACATCATCCTGGGTATGGAGATCTCAGCCCCATCACAGCAGCGTCAGCAAATTGCCGAGATAGAGAAGCAGACCAAAGAACAGTCACAGCTGACAGCCACACAGACCCGCACTGTCAACAAGCATGGTGACGAGATTAtcacctccaccacctccaaCTACGAGACGCAGACCTTCTCTTCTAAGACTGAGTGGAGAGTCAG GGCCATATCTGCAGCCAACCTTCATCTCCGAACCAATCACATCTATGTGTCATCTGATGACATCAAGGAAACAGGCTACACCTACATTCTGCCAAAGAATGTCCTTAAGAAGTTCATCTGCATCTCAGATCTGCGAGCGCAG ATTGCAGGCTATCTTTATGGCACCAGCCCACCAGACAACCCCCAGGTGAAGGAAATCCGTTGTATTGTAATGGTGCCACAGTGGGGGACACACCAGACTGTCCACCTGCCCAACCAGCTGCCTGGACATGAATACCTTAAA GAAATGGAGCCTCTCGGCTGGATCCACACCCAGCCTAATGAGTCTCCCCAGCTGTCCCCACAGGACGTCACTACCCATGCCAAGGTCATGGCTGACAACCCTTCTTGGGATGGAGAAAAGACCATCATCATCACGTGCAG CTTCACCCCAGGCTCGTGTACTCTCACAGCCTACAAGCTTACACCCAGTGGCTACGAGTGGGGTCGGCAGAACACGGACAAGGGCAACAACCCTAAAGGCTACTTGCCGTCCCACTATGAGAGAGTTCAGATGCTGCTCTCTGACCGCTTCCTTGGCTTCTTCATGGTGCCAGGACAAGTTTCCTGGAACTACAACTTCATGG GTGTGCGCCATGATCCCAATATGAAGTACGACCTGCAATTGGCCAACCCCAAGGAGTTCTACCATGAAGTCCACCGGCCCTCGCACTTCCTGAACTTTGCCTCACTGCAGGAGGGTGAGATCTACAACGCTGATCGCGAGGACATGTATGCTTGA
- the aifm4 gene encoding apoptosis inducing factor mitochondria associated 4 isoform X1, translating into MERHLSPPLHGGLWEERALQHETLSVTRAVLLLLNNDSFSSGSERTVEFTAVQQHKLSTDAGVSSTREKTGFHNMSISYCYSMSQCQGPGQREEEEEVIGMVCQETDLKDGEMREVIVLDQKVLLVRTQGQYSAIGSQCSHYNAPLVKGALIGDRVRCPFHGACFNVKTGDIEEYPGLDCLPSYKVKVEDGKVFVSINRKTQKLTKRVKDMCSMVPDIKHTILLIGGGPASLVCAETLRQNCYQGRVIIVTKDTLPPYDKPKLSKAMNLDSSSILLRPTDFYQQFGIEVWTQKEVVSVNPAEKEVKLSGGTSQHYDQLLVSTGCRARPLSCPGCDLKGVKLLQSYEDAKDIQSSCLGQKAVVIGASFIGMEVASYLSNKAASVSVVGTARYPYERSLGPEIGKMTKEMLEEQNVKFYMNDRVAEIKGENGKVKEVVLHSGAVVEADVVIAGIGVIPNSDFLAGSGVEVDSSKAVIVDKYMRTNIPDVFSAGDITSFPLAIQRDQRVNIGHWQMSQAQGRVAAMNMLKKTTKLESVPFFWTVLLGKSIRYTGFGEGYTEIIFKGNMEERKFLAFYIKNEVVVAAASLMFDPAVARLAELMATGQIITKAQAQADDLSWLQM; encoded by the exons ATGGAGCGACATCTTTCACCTCCGCTTCACggtggactgtgggaggagcGCGCGCTGCAGCACGAGACCCTGAGCGTCACGCGGGCGGTTCTCCTGTTGCTTAACAACGATTCATTTAGTTCCGGTAGCGAACGTACTGTCGAATTCACCGCTGTTCAGCAGCACAAACTTTCCACAGACGCAGGTGTCAGTTCAACCAGGGAGAAAACAG GTTTTCACAATATGTCCATCTCTTACTGTTACAGTATGAGTCAGTGCCAGGGACCAGgtcaaagagaagaagaggaggaagtaaTTGGGATGGTATGTCAGGAAACTGACCTGAAAGATGGAGA GATGAGGGAAGTAATTGTGCTGGATCAGAAGGTGTTGTTGGTCCGTACTCAGGGTCAGTACAGTGCAATTGGAAGCCAGTGTTCTCATTACAATGCTCCTCTTGTCAAAG GAGCACTAATTGGGGACCGTGTCAGATGTCCCTTTCATGGTGCTTGCTTCAATGTTAAAACTGGAGATATTGAGGAGTATCCAGGACTGGACTGTCTACCAAGTTATAAG GTCAAAGTTGAGGATGGCAAGGTCTTTGTTTCCATCAACAGAAAA ACTCAGAAGTTAACCAAGCGAGTGAAGGACATGTGCAGTATGGTGCCAGACATCAAACATACGATTCTGCTCATAGGAGGGG GTCCTGCCTCTCTGGTTTGTGCTGAAACACTGCGGCAGAACTGCTACCAAGGTCGAGTCATCATTGTGACCAAAGACACTCTTCCTCCATATGACAAGCCCAAACTGAGTAAG GCTATGAATctggacagcagcagcatccttCTCCGGCCCACTGACTTTTATCAACAGTTTGGAATAGAGGTGTGGACACAGAAAGAG GTGGTGTCAGTAAACCCAGCTGAAAAGGAGGTTAAGTTGAGCGGTGGTACTTCGCAACATTACGACCAGCTCCTTGTTTCAACAGGTTGTAG AGCAAGGCCGCTAAGCTGTCCTGGTTGTGACTTGAAGGGAGTAAAGTTACTGCAGAGTTACGAGGATGCCAAAGACATCCAGAGCTCCTGCCTCGGCCAGAAAGCTGTTGTTATCGGAGCATCGTTCATAG GTATGGAGGTGGCATCCTACTTATCAAACAAAGCTGccagtgtgtctgtggttgGCACTGCCAGATACCCATATGAACGGTCTCTGGGCCCAGAGATTGGTAAAATGACTAAGGAA ATGTTGGAGGAACAAAATGTGAAGTTCTACATGAACGACAGAGTCGCTGAGATCAAAGGAGAGAACGGCAAA gtgaaGGAGGTGGTGCTACACAGTGGTGCAGTTGTAGAAGCTGATGTGGTGATTGCTGGAATAG GTGTAATTCCCAATTCAGACTTCTTGGCAGGAAGCGGTGTGGAAGTGGATTCAAGTAAAGCTGTGATTGTTGACAAG TACATGAGGACCAATATTCCAGATGTTTTTAGTGCTGGAGATATAACCTCCTTCCCTCTGGCTATTCAAAGAGACCAAAGGGTTAACATTGGTCACTGGCAAATGTCACAAGCTCAAG GAAGAGTTGCTGCCATGAACATGCTAAAGAAAACAACCAAATTGGAGTCAGTTCCTTTCTTTTGGACCGTGCTTCTTGGCAAGAGCATCAGATACACAG GCTTTGGTGAAGGTTACACAGAAATCATATTCAAAGGCAACATGGAAGAAAGGAAATTCCTGGCATTTTACATAAA GAATGAAGTGGTGGTGGCTGCAGCAAGCCTGATGTTCGATCCTGCTGTGGCTCGTCTCGCAGAGCTGATGGCAACTGGCCAGATTATAACAAAGGCCCAGGCTCA GGCTGATGACCTGAGCTGGCTGCAGATGTAA
- the aifm4 gene encoding apoptosis inducing factor mitochondria associated 4 isoform X2 — translation MSQCQGPGQREEEEEVIGMVCQETDLKDGEMREVIVLDQKVLLVRTQGQYSAIGSQCSHYNAPLVKGALIGDRVRCPFHGACFNVKTGDIEEYPGLDCLPSYKVKVEDGKVFVSINRKTQKLTKRVKDMCSMVPDIKHTILLIGGGPASLVCAETLRQNCYQGRVIIVTKDTLPPYDKPKLSKAMNLDSSSILLRPTDFYQQFGIEVWTQKEVVSVNPAEKEVKLSGGTSQHYDQLLVSTGCRARPLSCPGCDLKGVKLLQSYEDAKDIQSSCLGQKAVVIGASFIGMEVASYLSNKAASVSVVGTARYPYERSLGPEIGKMTKEMLEEQNVKFYMNDRVAEIKGENGKVKEVVLHSGAVVEADVVIAGIGVIPNSDFLAGSGVEVDSSKAVIVDKYMRTNIPDVFSAGDITSFPLAIQRDQRVNIGHWQMSQAQGRVAAMNMLKKTTKLESVPFFWTVLLGKSIRYTGFGEGYTEIIFKGNMEERKFLAFYIKNEVVVAAASLMFDPAVARLAELMATGQIITKAQAQADDLSWLQM, via the exons ATGAGTCAGTGCCAGGGACCAGgtcaaagagaagaagaggaggaagtaaTTGGGATGGTATGTCAGGAAACTGACCTGAAAGATGGAGA GATGAGGGAAGTAATTGTGCTGGATCAGAAGGTGTTGTTGGTCCGTACTCAGGGTCAGTACAGTGCAATTGGAAGCCAGTGTTCTCATTACAATGCTCCTCTTGTCAAAG GAGCACTAATTGGGGACCGTGTCAGATGTCCCTTTCATGGTGCTTGCTTCAATGTTAAAACTGGAGATATTGAGGAGTATCCAGGACTGGACTGTCTACCAAGTTATAAG GTCAAAGTTGAGGATGGCAAGGTCTTTGTTTCCATCAACAGAAAA ACTCAGAAGTTAACCAAGCGAGTGAAGGACATGTGCAGTATGGTGCCAGACATCAAACATACGATTCTGCTCATAGGAGGGG GTCCTGCCTCTCTGGTTTGTGCTGAAACACTGCGGCAGAACTGCTACCAAGGTCGAGTCATCATTGTGACCAAAGACACTCTTCCTCCATATGACAAGCCCAAACTGAGTAAG GCTATGAATctggacagcagcagcatccttCTCCGGCCCACTGACTTTTATCAACAGTTTGGAATAGAGGTGTGGACACAGAAAGAG GTGGTGTCAGTAAACCCAGCTGAAAAGGAGGTTAAGTTGAGCGGTGGTACTTCGCAACATTACGACCAGCTCCTTGTTTCAACAGGTTGTAG AGCAAGGCCGCTAAGCTGTCCTGGTTGTGACTTGAAGGGAGTAAAGTTACTGCAGAGTTACGAGGATGCCAAAGACATCCAGAGCTCCTGCCTCGGCCAGAAAGCTGTTGTTATCGGAGCATCGTTCATAG GTATGGAGGTGGCATCCTACTTATCAAACAAAGCTGccagtgtgtctgtggttgGCACTGCCAGATACCCATATGAACGGTCTCTGGGCCCAGAGATTGGTAAAATGACTAAGGAA ATGTTGGAGGAACAAAATGTGAAGTTCTACATGAACGACAGAGTCGCTGAGATCAAAGGAGAGAACGGCAAA gtgaaGGAGGTGGTGCTACACAGTGGTGCAGTTGTAGAAGCTGATGTGGTGATTGCTGGAATAG GTGTAATTCCCAATTCAGACTTCTTGGCAGGAAGCGGTGTGGAAGTGGATTCAAGTAAAGCTGTGATTGTTGACAAG TACATGAGGACCAATATTCCAGATGTTTTTAGTGCTGGAGATATAACCTCCTTCCCTCTGGCTATTCAAAGAGACCAAAGGGTTAACATTGGTCACTGGCAAATGTCACAAGCTCAAG GAAGAGTTGCTGCCATGAACATGCTAAAGAAAACAACCAAATTGGAGTCAGTTCCTTTCTTTTGGACCGTGCTTCTTGGCAAGAGCATCAGATACACAG GCTTTGGTGAAGGTTACACAGAAATCATATTCAAAGGCAACATGGAAGAAAGGAAATTCCTGGCATTTTACATAAA GAATGAAGTGGTGGTGGCTGCAGCAAGCCTGATGTTCGATCCTGCTGTGGCTCGTCTCGCAGAGCTGATGGCAACTGGCCAGATTATAACAAAGGCCCAGGCTCA GGCTGATGACCTGAGCTGGCTGCAGATGTAA